CCGCGCCGCGCACGAGACCGGTAGGCAGTTCCAGCTTGCCGTCCAGCGTGTGCCCCGCCGGAGTCCGGATCTCGATATTCTCGCTGGGCATCGCCTTTTCTCCTGCATCACGCATGAAGCCGCACGCGGGCGGTTTGTGTCGAACGGCATGGCGTGTACCACCCTCCCCGCGTCTCACAAGGAAACCGGATGATGTTTGCAAAACTGACTGCACCCTTCCTGCTGCTGATAGCCCCCGCGGTCGCGCATGCGCAGGCCGAAGACCCGGCCGCGACGCAGGTTTCGACCTTGCTGGAACAGAGGGCGAAGGACGTGGTGGCCGTATTCAACGGCGCGAAGCGCGCGGAAGAGGTATTTGCCGAACCCTTCCTCGCGCAGGTTTCGCCCGACATGCTGATTCAGTTGAACTCGCAGCTTTCGGCCCAGTTCGGACCGATTATCGGTGTCGAAAGCGTCACGCCTACCGGGCCCTTCACGGCCACGGTCGCCATCCGTTTCGAACGGGCGGTCGGACGTGGACCGATGACGCTGTCGGGAGAAGAACCGAACTTCGTCGTCGGCTTGCTGCTCAACGATTTCCAGCCGATCGACGACACGCTCGAGAAGATACAGGCCGATATCGAGGCACTGCCCGGCCGCGCGAGCGTCCTCTATGCCCCGGTTTCCGGCGGCGAACCGATCCTCGCGATGGACGAAAACGGGCAGTACGCGATCGGTTCGACGTTCAAGCTCTACGTCCTGTCCGCGCTTTCGAGATCGATCGCAGCGGGCGAGCATAGCTGGGACGAGGTCGTGCGCCTCGACCGCTCATCCTTCCCGAGCGGCCAGATGCAGGACTGGCCCGAAGGCGCACCGGTCACGCTGCACACGCTGGCGACGATGATGATTTCGATCAGCGACAACACGGCGACCGACATGCTGATCGACGTGGTCGGCCGCGACGCGATCGAGGCCGAATTGCGCGCGACGGGCCATTCCGATCCGGATCGCACCCTGCCCTTCCTCTCAACCCTGGAACTGTTCGGGCTGAAGGGCGACATCGACCGGGGTACGGGCTACGTCGCCGCGACCGAAGCTGACCAGCGCCGGCTGCTGGACGAGTTCGCGGAAGAGATCGACGGAAACCCGGCGAGCATCATGCCGCCGACCTTTTCGAAGCCGACTGCGATCGACACGCTGGAATGGTTCGCCAGCGGACAGGATCTGCGCCAGCTGGTGCAGCGTATGGTTGAAGGTGGGGACGACACCGCGCTCTCCATCATGGCCGTCAGTCCCGGCCTTTCCTACGCGCAACAGAACAAGTGGGACTACGTGGGATACAAGGGTGGCTCCGAACCCGGGGTGCTCAACCTCACATGGCTGCTCCGCAGGGACGATGGCGTGGCCCGCATCCTGACCATGAGCTGGAACAATACCGAAGCGTCCGTGGACCAGACCGCCTTCGAGCTCCTCGCGCAGCGGATCCTCGCCCTCGAGGAGTGAGAAGCGAAGTCAGCTCTGGACGAGTATGTACCGGGTTCGCGAACCGGCCTTGCGTTCGGTGACTTCGAATGTTCCCTCTATCGGATAGTATCCGAAGCCCGAACCCTGGCCCACGGGGTTGGGCCCGAAACCGGGAAAATCAAATGTGACGGTCTCGTCGCAGCGGACTGTATTGCCGATATCGTCAGCGTCGTAATCCCAGCTATAGCCGTCGGAGAAGATCACCATTGCGTGTTCCACGCCATTGATGCCGACCTGGCCCCCGTCCACGATCACGTTGTAGCGTTCGCCACATGCGTCCATCATGTCGGTCGATCCGGGCGTGTATCCGTAGGACAGCTGGATATCGAGTTCGATCTCCTCGCCGGCGGCATCCCTGACGACTTCCATGAACTGTCCGACTTCCGGACCGCCTTGCAAGGATATTTCCCCGGCGAAGGACTTCGTCGCGCCATCGTCAGCCGGTTCGGCAACCTTTTCGCTGGAAGCAGACGGCGATGACTGGGCGCCATCCGCCGACGCGCCATCGGCCGGCGCTGCCGTGTTTTCCATCGTGTCATCGACACCTTCCGCCGAGTCCGTCGCATCCGCGGTTGCGCCACCACAAGCG
This genomic interval from Qipengyuania sp. JC766 contains the following:
- a CDS encoding serine hydrolase — protein: MMFAKLTAPFLLLIAPAVAHAQAEDPAATQVSTLLEQRAKDVVAVFNGAKRAEEVFAEPFLAQVSPDMLIQLNSQLSAQFGPIIGVESVTPTGPFTATVAIRFERAVGRGPMTLSGEEPNFVVGLLLNDFQPIDDTLEKIQADIEALPGRASVLYAPVSGGEPILAMDENGQYAIGSTFKLYVLSALSRSIAAGEHSWDEVVRLDRSSFPSGQMQDWPEGAPVTLHTLATMMISISDNTATDMLIDVVGRDAIEAELRATGHSDPDRTLPFLSTLELFGLKGDIDRGTGYVAATEADQRRLLDEFAEEIDGNPASIMPPTFSKPTAIDTLEWFASGQDLRQLVQRMVEGGDDTALSIMAVSPGLSYAQQNKWDYVGYKGGSEPGVLNLTWLLRRDDGVARILTMSWNNTEASVDQTAFELLAQRILALEE